The following are encoded together in the Oncorhynchus gorbuscha isolate QuinsamMale2020 ecotype Even-year linkage group LG03, OgorEven_v1.0, whole genome shotgun sequence genome:
- the LOC124032453 gene encoding homeodomain-interacting protein kinase 1-like, whose product MSVHQPEEKESLPTYLTLHPFLTHPPPLPSLSQGSCTPLMVATLHPHPPTVAGVAPQYSVPLGLGCDAGHPTLLEHTATVLQAWPAGTQQILIPSSWQQVPGVAIHGSAHQTVVAESPVETLHPDTAAQHTNSWRYGYHHGYIDVCHNRPLYIREQKAVHR is encoded by the exons ATGAGTGTTCACCAACCCGAGGAAAAAGAGTCTCTGCCAACTTATTTAACCCTCCACCCTTTCCTGacccacccccctcccctcccctccctctcccagggCTCCTGCACACCCCTGATGGTAgccaccctccacccccacccccccacggTAGCGGGCGTAGCCCCCCAGTACTCTGTTCCCCTGGGGCTGGGCTGTGATGCTGGCCACCCCACTCTGCTGGAGCACACTGCCACCGTgctg caggCTTGGCCCGCCGGCACCCAGCAGATCCTCATCCCGTCGTCATGGCAGCAGGTTCCTGGCGTGGCCATCCACGGCTCCGCCCACCAGACGGTTGTCGCGGAATCTCCCGTAGAGACGCTCCATCCGGACACAGCAGCCCAGCACACAAACAGCTGGAGGTATGGTTATCACCATGGTTACATAGATGTCTGTCACAATAGACCTCTTTATATAAGAGAACAGAAGGCAGTCCATCGATAG